A genomic region of uncultured Roseibium sp. contains the following coding sequences:
- a CDS encoding GntR family transcriptional regulator yields MNKPQLMSQNRVKPVKRETFSNQIAANLRRAIISGEIESGSQITESDLAAKFGVSRGPLREAMGQVAAEGLIETIPYTGTRVLKLSPEDVREIYSLRTALETLAFREIWDRRDDTFARELEARHKDLLATLELDDHVLSSEAEVRFHSLVYEMSGHKLLLESWRRIAGRLQLYLAEHQRAHGRKGPIEDAHERYLQLALGERLDLMLKEIDAHMQRGVKQIEEYLGVAD; encoded by the coding sequence ATGAACAAACCGCAACTGATGTCACAGAACCGGGTCAAACCCGTCAAGCGCGAAACGTTCAGCAACCAGATTGCCGCCAATCTGCGCCGTGCGATCATCAGCGGCGAAATCGAGTCCGGCAGCCAGATCACCGAGTCCGACCTTGCCGCCAAGTTCGGCGTGAGCCGCGGACCACTGCGCGAGGCCATGGGGCAGGTTGCGGCTGAAGGCCTGATCGAGACGATACCCTATACGGGCACGCGTGTCCTCAAGTTGTCGCCGGAAGATGTCCGGGAAATCTACTCGCTTCGAACAGCGCTGGAAACGCTCGCGTTCCGTGAAATCTGGGATCGCCGGGACGATACATTCGCGCGCGAACTGGAAGCGCGCCACAAGGATCTTCTGGCAACGCTGGAACTTGATGATCACGTGTTATCGAGCGAGGCGGAAGTCCGGTTTCATTCCCTTGTCTACGAGATGAGCGGGCATAAGCTGCTCCTGGAAAGCTGGCGCCGGATCGCCGGGCGGCTGCAGCTATACCTTGCCGAGCACCAGAGGGCGCATGGCCGCAAGGGACCGATCGAGGATGCCCACGAACGGTATCTGCAACTGGCCCTCGGCGAACGGCTGGATCTCATGCTCAAGGAAATCGACGCCCACATGCAGCGCGGGGTCAAGCAGATCGAGGAATATCTGGGCGTCGCGGACTAA
- a CDS encoding amino acid ABC transporter permease yields the protein MYEWDFSPVLAEGGFLLVGFRNTLILTATALSGGLVVGLLLAFARLSHRRWLNVPAGIVIEVFRTTPPLVQLFWFYFGLPIVLSIEMTPFLAASLTFMIQSGAFFAEIFRAGIVSIERGQWEAAKAIGMTYNQCMHRVILPQAVKRMFPSMMERSIELMKTTTLVATVSYADLLFQANELAQKTFRPLEVFTVVALIYFVSISFISFVASRMERRFAKSGEFTP from the coding sequence ATGTACGAGTGGGACTTTTCACCGGTACTTGCGGAAGGCGGCTTTCTCCTCGTCGGCTTCCGCAACACGCTGATCCTGACAGCGACGGCGCTCTCGGGCGGGCTGGTTGTCGGTCTTCTGCTCGCATTTGCGCGACTGTCCCACAGGCGCTGGCTCAACGTTCCGGCCGGGATCGTCATCGAAGTGTTCCGGACGACACCTCCGCTCGTGCAGCTGTTCTGGTTCTATTTCGGTCTGCCGATCGTACTGTCGATCGAAATGACGCCGTTCCTCGCCGCTTCGCTGACCTTCATGATCCAGAGCGGCGCGTTCTTCGCCGAGATTTTCCGGGCGGGAATCGTGTCGATCGAGCGTGGGCAGTGGGAGGCCGCAAAGGCAATCGGCATGACCTACAATCAGTGCATGCACAGGGTCATCCTGCCTCAGGCCGTCAAGCGCATGTTTCCCTCCATGATGGAACGGTCCATCGAGTTGATGAAGACGACGACGCTCGTGGCGACGGTGTCCTATGCGGACCTGCTGTTCCAGGCCAACGAGCTGGCACAGAAGACCTTCCGGCCGCTGGAAGTCTTCACGGTCGTCGCGCTGATCTACTTCGTATCGATCTCCTTCATCAGTTTCGTTGCATCGCGCATGGAGCGCCGCTTTGCCAAGAGCGGCGAGTTCACGCCATGA
- a CDS encoding amino acid ABC transporter ATP-binding protein: MNAPVLRLSGFGKQFGPLRVFSDIDLDVMPGDRIAILGASGSGKSTLLRCINVLETPSEGRLELDGDVVGQPSRSGDMRFSERELCALRQRVGMVFQQFNLFPHMTVAGNVAEGLKTVRGVPAPKAQERAVAELERVGLADKAETFPSRLSGGQKQRVAIARALAMDPEILLFDEPTSALDPALVGEVLGVIEQLATEGRTMLLVTHEIGFAYHFATRILFLAEGGIYESGTPDDVLKNPKRPLTQQFLAEHRRFQF, translated from the coding sequence GTGAACGCACCTGTTCTCAGATTGTCCGGTTTCGGCAAACAATTCGGGCCACTGCGTGTCTTCTCGGATATCGATCTTGACGTCATGCCGGGCGACAGGATCGCCATCCTGGGCGCCTCGGGGTCCGGCAAGAGCACGCTTCTGCGCTGCATCAACGTGCTGGAAACGCCGAGCGAAGGCCGCCTCGAACTGGATGGCGATGTAGTGGGTCAGCCGTCGCGATCCGGTGACATGCGCTTTTCGGAACGCGAACTTTGCGCCCTGCGGCAGCGGGTCGGCATGGTGTTTCAGCAGTTCAATCTTTTCCCGCACATGACGGTTGCCGGCAATGTCGCGGAAGGATTGAAGACCGTGCGCGGCGTTCCGGCCCCGAAGGCGCAGGAAAGGGCGGTTGCGGAACTTGAGCGCGTAGGCCTTGCCGACAAGGCCGAAACCTTCCCTTCGCGCCTGTCGGGCGGGCAGAAGCAGCGGGTCGCGATCGCGCGTGCCCTGGCGATGGACCCGGAGATCCTGCTTTTCGACGAGCCGACCTCCGCGCTCGATCCGGCACTGGTCGGAGAGGTGCTCGGGGTCATCGAGCAGCTGGCGACCGAGGGGCGCACCATGCTGCTCGTCACGCATGAAATCGGCTTTGCCTATCATTTCGCGACACGCATCCTGTTTCTGGCCGAAGGCGGCATCTACGAAAGCGGGACGCCCGATGACGTTCTCAAAAACCCGAAACGCCCGCTGACGCAGCAATTCCTCGCGGAGCACCGGCGATTTCAGTTTTAG
- a CDS encoding amino acid ABC transporter permease, with protein MTYIWNFQDVFDNWYALAIGAAGTLRLFVVCLVIGMGLGLIIALGKRSKNRPVRWLSTAFVEFFRNTPVLVQILWFYYALPIIAPIEIGPFLAAILGISLNSAAYSAEIYRGGIQSIEPGQWEAARAIGMNGLQTLRRVILPQAIRRIIPALTNRGVEIFKMTTLASVVAYVELLQQGKLIASLSFNPLEVYTVIAAIFLIILYPIVRLTYALERHLARSD; from the coding sequence ATGACGTATATCTGGAACTTTCAGGATGTTTTCGACAACTGGTATGCGCTCGCAATCGGCGCGGCCGGAACGCTGCGGCTGTTCGTTGTCTGTCTTGTCATCGGCATGGGGCTCGGCCTGATCATCGCCCTTGGAAAGCGCTCCAAAAACCGGCCGGTCCGCTGGCTCTCCACGGCCTTCGTGGAGTTCTTCAGGAACACGCCGGTTCTGGTTCAGATCCTCTGGTTCTACTATGCGCTGCCGATCATCGCGCCGATCGAGATCGGGCCGTTCCTGGCGGCAATCCTCGGGATTTCGCTGAATTCGGCGGCCTATTCGGCAGAGATCTACCGGGGCGGTATCCAGTCCATCGAACCGGGTCAATGGGAGGCCGCCAGGGCGATCGGCATGAACGGACTTCAGACATTGCGGCGGGTGATCCTGCCGCAGGCCATCCGGCGCATCATTCCGGCCCTGACCAACCGGGGTGTCGAAATCTTCAAGATGACCACCCTGGCGTCGGTTGTCGCCTATGTCGAACTCCTGCAGCAAGGCAAGCTGATCGCCTCGCTCAGCTTCAACCCGCTGGAGGTCTATACCGTGATCGCCGCGATCTTCCTCATCATTCTCTATCCGATCGTGCGCCTGACCTATGCGCTCGAGCGCCACCTTGCACGGAGTGACTGA
- a CDS encoding C1 family peptidase produces the protein MAKKKTPAAKASQPATGPSLGRRVLNVPRDTTDLRDRMYEPALLGLKLSLDAPGPDQSPIRDQGGEGSCTGFALSSAITFLNRKRHSQLPDPVEAPLASARMLYEMAKLNDEWPGEDYEGSSIRAALKGFFNNGVCSEDLAPYVEGERNWYLKKDQAEDARKLGLGAYFRLRPQIIDYHAALNEAGVIYASAMVHRGWQRPRRGDIVPSNVSEGGHAFIIVGYDDRGFLIQNSWGEEWGGFNGQPGIARWRYEDWSANIMDAWVLRLNVPTPDSFDLTVRSQEDASRSLLGSPTTRAPRHEEIVGHIIHLDDGNLVETGKYPTPVASLQETANFLADEDATAGRDYRHLLFYAHGGLNDQNASANRVRKMKEVFKRNGIYPIHFMWETGFFETLGDIIFASNAKAAARVGSVSDFFDRVLETTARLPGRAIWRDMKRDAGQSFLSSGGGTKALKILLKGNAKRQKPLKIHLIGHSAGGIFLGHLLDRLNAVNPLSEPVQSCSLMAPACTIDFFNRFYHSRIGGKNAASDVAQLVQYNLIDQRERDDSVGPYRKSLLYLVSNAFEDTRKMPLLGMENFSEDLSLKPGHKLHYAGRGDTITDSRTHGGFDNDRATMNNILKNILGVKPSPAKGFQPEDMTGY, from the coding sequence GTGGCGAAAAAGAAGACGCCGGCGGCCAAGGCCTCACAGCCGGCAACCGGTCCTTCTCTCGGCCGGCGTGTCTTGAATGTTCCGCGGGATACGACCGACCTGCGCGACCGCATGTATGAGCCTGCACTTCTCGGTCTGAAACTGTCCTTGGACGCGCCAGGCCCGGACCAGAGCCCCATCCGCGACCAGGGCGGTGAAGGCTCCTGCACCGGCTTTGCACTTTCCAGCGCGATCACGTTCCTCAATCGCAAGCGGCATAGTCAGCTCCCAGACCCCGTCGAAGCGCCTCTTGCCAGCGCGCGCATGCTCTACGAGATGGCCAAACTGAACGACGAGTGGCCCGGCGAGGACTATGAAGGTTCGAGCATACGGGCGGCCCTGAAAGGGTTCTTCAACAACGGCGTCTGCAGCGAGGACCTTGCCCCGTATGTCGAGGGAGAGCGAAATTGGTATCTGAAAAAAGATCAGGCCGAAGATGCCAGAAAGCTTGGCCTCGGGGCCTATTTCCGCCTGCGTCCCCAGATTATCGATTATCACGCGGCGCTGAACGAGGCCGGCGTCATCTATGCCTCCGCCATGGTGCATCGCGGCTGGCAACGCCCGCGCCGGGGAGACATTGTGCCCTCGAACGTGTCGGAGGGCGGCCATGCCTTCATCATCGTCGGCTATGACGACAGGGGGTTCCTGATCCAGAACTCCTGGGGGGAAGAATGGGGCGGCTTCAACGGACAGCCCGGGATCGCCCGCTGGCGCTACGAGGACTGGTCGGCGAACATCATGGATGCCTGGGTCCTGCGGCTCAATGTTCCGACACCGGACTCGTTCGATCTCACGGTCCGGTCACAGGAAGACGCCAGCCGAAGCCTGCTGGGCTCCCCCACCACGCGTGCGCCCCGTCACGAGGAGATCGTCGGACATATCATCCATCTCGACGACGGCAATCTCGTCGAAACCGGCAAATATCCGACACCCGTTGCCAGTCTCCAGGAAACCGCGAACTTCCTGGCGGACGAGGACGCGACGGCCGGGCGCGACTACAGGCACCTCCTGTTCTATGCCCATGGCGGCCTCAACGACCAGAACGCCTCGGCGAACCGCGTCAGAAAAATGAAGGAGGTGTTCAAGCGCAACGGCATCTACCCGATCCACTTCATGTGGGAAACGGGGTTTTTCGAAACGCTGGGAGACATCATTTTCGCATCCAACGCGAAAGCGGCGGCGCGGGTCGGCAGTGTTTCGGACTTTTTCGACCGGGTTCTGGAAACGACGGCACGGCTTCCGGGTAGAGCCATCTGGCGGGACATGAAACGCGATGCCGGCCAGTCTTTCCTGTCGTCGGGCGGTGGCACCAAGGCCCTGAAGATCTTGCTCAAGGGCAATGCCAAGCGTCAAAAGCCGCTCAAGATCCATCTGATCGGCCACAGTGCCGGCGGGATTTTTCTGGGCCACCTGCTCGACCGGCTCAACGCAGTCAACCCGCTCTCCGAACCGGTTCAGTCCTGCTCGCTGATGGCACCCGCCTGCACAATCGATTTCTTCAACAGGTTCTATCACTCGCGCATTGGCGGCAAGAACGCCGCATCGGATGTCGCACAACTGGTGCAGTACAATCTGATCGACCAGCGCGAACGCGACGATTCGGTCGGCCCCTACAGGAAGTCGCTTCTCTACCTCGTGTCCAATGCCTTTGAAGACACGCGCAAGATGCCGCTTCTGGGAATGGAAAACTTCAGCGAGGACCTCTCACTGAAACCGGGCCACAAGCTCCATTATGCAGGACGCGGCGACACGATCACGGACAGCAGGACCCACGGCGGGTTCGACAACGACCGGGCAACGATGAACAACATCCTGAAGAACATTCTCGGCGTGAAACCGTCACCCGCAAAAGGGTTCCAGCCGGAGGACATGACCGGCTACTGA
- a CDS encoding LacI family DNA-binding transcriptional regulator, with the protein MSESNVRKPNPTVQDVARAAKVSTATVSRALSTPERVSIKTRDKVARAVEETGYVLNHAARNLRRRDTGTIVALVPDIGNSHFSNILQGIETVCAAKNLKVLIADTRKPSMSRSTISDFFSKNNCDGIVILDGHFSISAIRAMNPKLPPIVACGEWSDDPAVPIAVVDNLLGARLAVSHLLECGHTKIGHVTGSLTHKPGRDRLDGYTSTLANAGLDPDKNWIFQGDYTLEAGEKAAEAWLRLKDRPTAVFCAADRMAFGFICALNEAGVRVPRDVSVVGFDDIDIAGHFVPPLTTVHQPRRAVGEQAARLLLDLLEGAPPEEGNIQLKPWLVARKSTAAPS; encoded by the coding sequence ATGAGTGAGTCGAACGTCAGAAAACCCAATCCCACCGTTCAGGATGTTGCGCGTGCGGCCAAGGTCTCCACGGCAACGGTCAGCCGGGCCCTGTCCACGCCTGAACGCGTTTCGATCAAGACGCGCGACAAGGTTGCCAGGGCGGTCGAGGAAACGGGGTATGTGCTCAATCACGCCGCGCGAAACCTGCGCAGGCGCGACACGGGCACCATCGTGGCGCTTGTGCCCGATATCGGCAACTCGCATTTTTCCAATATCCTGCAGGGCATCGAGACCGTTTGCGCGGCAAAGAATCTCAAGGTTCTGATTGCGGACACGCGCAAGCCGTCCATGTCGCGTTCGACCATCAGTGACTTCTTCAGCAAGAACAACTGTGACGGCATCGTCATTCTCGACGGACATTTCTCGATTTCCGCTATCCGCGCGATGAACCCCAAGCTGCCGCCGATCGTGGCCTGCGGGGAGTGGAGCGATGACCCGGCGGTGCCGATCGCAGTGGTGGACAATCTTCTCGGCGCGCGCCTGGCCGTCTCGCACCTGCTCGAGTGCGGGCACACGAAAATCGGGCATGTCACGGGATCGCTGACCCACAAGCCGGGCCGGGACCGGCTTGACGGGTACACGTCGACGCTGGCGAATGCCGGTCTCGACCCGGACAAGAACTGGATATTCCAAGGTGACTACACGCTGGAAGCGGGGGAAAAGGCGGCTGAAGCGTGGCTCCGTTTGAAGGACCGCCCGACCGCGGTGTTCTGCGCGGCCGACCGGATGGCCTTCGGGTTCATTTGCGCCTTGAACGAAGCCGGTGTGCGGGTTCCGCGGGATGTTTCGGTCGTGGGGTTCGACGACATCGACATCGCCGGGCACTTCGTTCCGCCGCTGACGACGGTTCACCAGCCGCGCCGCGCGGTTGGCGAGCAGGCAGCACGGCTGCTGCTCGACCTTCTCGAAGGTGCGCCGCCGGAGGAGGGAAACATTCAGCTGAAACCCTGGCTCGTCGCCAGAAAAAGCACCGCGGCGCCCTCATGA
- a CDS encoding aminotransferase class IV → MNTSASAQSYVADPRNETVLVNVDGQLVPRREAVVSVFDSGFVLGDGVWEGLRVIDGRVLQLDAHLDRMFEGANSIALDIGRSRDDLKNAIRKTLDANGMTDGVHIRLMVSRGLKSTPNQDPRFVIGKATVVIVAEYKSPRADTKTKGLSLFTSTFRTSGPDVFDLRLNSHSRLNLIQALIQAINAGADEALMLDPRGFVASCNSTNFFIVRGRELWTSTGSFSFKGLTQKAVIDSWLNAGNVVREKDFTLAEAYSADEAFITGTLGGVTPVVRIDGRTIGTGLPGSVTSEAEKAYKDWVLR, encoded by the coding sequence ATGAACACGTCTGCAAGCGCGCAAAGCTATGTTGCGGATCCGCGGAACGAAACCGTCCTTGTCAATGTCGATGGACAGCTGGTGCCGCGCCGCGAGGCCGTTGTCTCCGTCTTTGACAGCGGTTTCGTTCTTGGAGACGGTGTCTGGGAAGGGCTGCGGGTCATAGACGGACGCGTTCTCCAACTGGACGCACATCTTGACCGCATGTTCGAGGGGGCCAATTCCATTGCGCTCGACATTGGTCGCTCCCGGGACGATCTGAAGAACGCCATTCGCAAGACGCTGGATGCCAACGGCATGACGGACGGGGTTCACATCCGGCTGATGGTGTCGCGCGGGCTCAAGAGCACGCCGAACCAGGACCCGAGATTCGTGATCGGCAAGGCGACCGTCGTGATCGTCGCCGAATACAAGTCTCCCCGGGCCGATACAAAGACGAAAGGGCTTTCGCTGTTCACGTCGACCTTCCGGACCAGCGGGCCGGACGTCTTCGATCTGCGTCTCAATTCCCACAGCCGGCTCAACCTGATCCAGGCTCTCATCCAGGCGATCAATGCCGGTGCGGATGAAGCCCTGATGCTCGATCCGCGCGGGTTTGTCGCCAGCTGCAACTCGACGAATTTCTTCATCGTCAGGGGGCGGGAACTGTGGACCTCCACCGGCTCCTTTTCCTTCAAGGGATTGACGCAGAAAGCTGTCATCGACAGCTGGCTGAACGCGGGTAATGTCGTCCGGGAGAAAGACTTCACGCTTGCGGAAGCCTATTCGGCCGACGAGGCCTTCATCACCGGAACGCTCGGGGGCGTGACCCCTGTCGTGCGCATCGACGGGCGCACAATCGGCACCGGTCTGCCCGGAAGCGTCACGTCGGAAGCTGAAAAAGCTTACAAGGACTGGGTCTTGCGCTAA
- a CDS encoding AMP-binding protein, with protein sequence MAGSSGTSPSGEDTFPKILLRNAREFGSRTAFREKDFGIWQSWTWSEVCEEIRAFSIGLKSLGLEKGDKIAIVGANRPRLYWSMVAAQALGAVPVPVYSDSVAEEMAYVLGHAEVKFAVVEDQEQVDKLLSMSEEVPSLKDVIYDEIRGLRDYDHTHLHSYESVQEKGRSLQAENGSLAGEWEQGFSGGKGPDIAVMLYTSGTTGRPKGVMLSFDNLAVSARNANVFDHLDETEEVLAYLPMAWIGDHVFSLAQAFTAAYCVNCPEGMDTIDVDRREIAPTYFFAPPRVFETLLTQIMVRMEDAGKTKRAMFTYFMDVARNVGEKILNGETVGFKDRLLYRLGEFFVYGPLKNRMGLTRMKVGYTAGEAIGPEIFQFYRSLGLNLKQLYGQTEASVYITLQPDGEIFGDTVGKPAPDVELKIADNGEVMYRSPGVFVGYFKNDEATEKTKTPDGWVHTGDAGIIAENGHLKIIDRAKDVGKLNDGALFAPKYIENKLKFFPNIKEAVAFGHERDMVAVFLNIDLTAVGSWAERNNVNYASYQELAAHPDVYAMVESHVDQVNRDLSREPMMAGAQIKRFLILHKELDADDGELTRTQKVRRSFIAERYEPLIEALYDGSASKHIRTEVTFEDGRKGAIEATVEIRDMETHDAGKGYQEAAE encoded by the coding sequence ATGGCAGGGTCGAGCGGCACGTCGCCGAGCGGGGAAGACACCTTTCCGAAAATCCTTTTGCGCAACGCAAGGGAGTTTGGAAGCCGGACGGCGTTCCGGGAAAAGGACTTCGGTATCTGGCAGAGCTGGACCTGGTCCGAGGTCTGCGAGGAAATCCGCGCTTTTTCAATCGGACTGAAATCACTGGGACTGGAAAAGGGCGACAAGATCGCCATCGTGGGCGCCAACCGTCCGAGACTGTACTGGTCGATGGTTGCAGCGCAGGCACTCGGCGCTGTTCCCGTGCCCGTCTACTCCGACTCCGTTGCCGAGGAAATGGCCTATGTCCTCGGTCATGCCGAGGTGAAATTCGCGGTTGTCGAAGACCAGGAGCAGGTCGACAAGCTGCTGTCCATGTCGGAGGAAGTGCCCTCCCTCAAGGACGTGATCTACGACGAGATCCGGGGCCTGCGCGACTACGACCACACGCATTTGCATTCTTACGAATCCGTTCAGGAAAAGGGCCGCTCCCTGCAGGCGGAGAACGGGTCGCTCGCCGGCGAATGGGAACAGGGATTTTCCGGCGGCAAGGGCCCGGATATTGCCGTGATGCTCTATACATCCGGCACGACCGGGCGCCCCAAGGGCGTCATGCTTTCCTTCGACAATCTGGCGGTCTCGGCCCGGAACGCGAATGTGTTCGACCACCTCGACGAAACCGAGGAAGTGCTCGCCTACCTGCCGATGGCCTGGATCGGCGATCACGTCTTTTCGCTGGCACAGGCCTTCACCGCCGCCTATTGCGTCAATTGTCCGGAAGGAATGGACACGATCGATGTCGATCGGCGGGAGATCGCGCCGACCTATTTCTTTGCGCCGCCGCGGGTGTTTGAAACCCTGCTGACGCAGATCATGGTGCGCATGGAAGATGCCGGCAAAACCAAGCGCGCCATGTTCACCTACTTCATGGACGTCGCACGCAATGTCGGTGAAAAGATCCTCAACGGCGAAACCGTGGGGTTCAAGGACCGCCTGCTTTACCGGCTCGGCGAGTTTTTCGTCTACGGGCCGCTGAAGAACCGGATGGGACTGACACGGATGAAGGTCGGTTACACGGCCGGTGAAGCCATCGGACCCGAGATCTTCCAGTTCTATCGCTCGCTCGGCCTCAACCTGAAACAGCTTTACGGTCAGACGGAAGCCAGCGTCTACATCACGCTGCAGCCGGACGGCGAGATCTTCGGCGACACGGTCGGCAAACCGGCCCCCGATGTCGAACTGAAGATCGCCGACAACGGCGAGGTCATGTACCGGTCCCCGGGCGTCTTTGTCGGTTACTTCAAGAATGACGAAGCAACTGAAAAAACCAAGACGCCGGACGGCTGGGTGCATACGGGCGATGCCGGCATCATCGCCGAAAACGGCCACCTGAAGATCATCGACCGGGCCAAGGATGTCGGCAAGCTCAACGACGGAGCGCTGTTTGCGCCGAAATACATCGAGAACAAGCTGAAGTTCTTCCCCAACATCAAGGAAGCGGTTGCCTTCGGACACGAACGCGACATGGTCGCCGTGTTCCTCAACATCGACCTGACCGCCGTCGGGTCCTGGGCGGAGCGCAACAACGTCAACTATGCCTCCTATCAGGAACTCGCGGCCCATCCGGACGTCTACGCGATGGTCGAGAGCCATGTCGATCAGGTCAACCGGGATCTGTCCCGCGAACCGATGATGGCAGGTGCCCAGATCAAACGCTTCCTGATCCTGCACAAGGAACTGGATGCCGATGACGGGGAGCTGACCCGGACCCAGAAAGTGCGGCGGAGCTTCATCGCGGAACGCTACGAACCGTTGATCGAGGCGCTCTACGACGGTTCGGCCTCCAAGCACATCCGCACGGAAGTCACCTTCGAGGATGGCCGCAAGGGCGCGATTGAAGCCACGGTCGAGATCCGCGACATGGAAACCCACGATGCTGGCAAGGGCTATCAGGAGGCCGCCGAATGA
- a CDS encoding caspase family protein — translation MRRIVCALAIVFLTSFISPALAKRVALVVGNSAYAHAPVLANPVNDATAVAAVLRRLDFEVIEGIDLQRLDFEAKIRQFARAIRGADIALFYFAGHGLQVAGKNYLAPIETRLLDEADLEFEAIGLQVILAQMNREPRTNLVILDACRNNPLLRNLAATMGTRSASVGQGLAAVETGIGTLIAYSTQPGNVALDGKGENSPFTGALVRHLETPGEDIGVVMRRVRQDVIQETGGRQVPWDNSSLIGSVILKAPEPAAEPEKPVQQAALTPNSLQDELALYGAADKLNTPRAWALYFQSYPEGSLAKSAVTLEEEALQSEVRYRVFGRYRTPLEGTEINGDMRRAALDMIRLPRDRIEAVQAALATRGNDVGAVDGQPGTRTINALRTFQRYNGLADTGYLGRATVSALGVLDENLDYVDVFATSGATARLADDASTRLLETDPRLHKLIGAVPGREMIYGYFQDRLYAAIYMGSTFGRPDIEQLLGRFDGRLVEINSAEEHAFVVDMVRFDRKLWTRGTRGLFNDYGPTIGLETVDGRPRWQSGAPLAFQNWAGGQPARRSARQQFGMLVPAGGVQENARVVDRAAWALAQNATHTIIVEIE, via the coding sequence ATGAGACGGATCGTTTGCGCGCTTGCAATCGTCTTTCTGACGTCCTTCATCAGTCCCGCGCTGGCAAAACGCGTCGCGCTGGTTGTCGGCAACAGCGCGTATGCGCATGCTCCGGTCCTGGCCAATCCCGTGAACGACGCAACTGCGGTTGCAGCGGTTTTGAGGCGGCTCGATTTCGAGGTGATTGAAGGCATAGACCTGCAACGCCTTGACTTCGAGGCGAAGATCAGACAGTTCGCACGCGCGATACGCGGCGCCGACATCGCCCTGTTCTATTTTGCCGGCCACGGATTGCAGGTTGCCGGGAAGAACTATCTTGCTCCGATCGAGACCAGACTGCTGGACGAAGCCGATCTCGAATTCGAGGCGATCGGATTGCAGGTCATCCTCGCTCAGATGAACCGGGAACCGCGCACGAACCTGGTCATCCTCGATGCCTGCCGCAACAACCCGCTGCTCCGCAACCTTGCGGCGACTATGGGCACACGCTCGGCAAGCGTCGGGCAAGGGCTTGCCGCGGTCGAGACAGGCATCGGCACACTGATCGCCTATTCGACCCAGCCCGGAAATGTCGCCCTGGACGGCAAGGGAGAAAACAGCCCGTTCACCGGGGCGCTGGTCCGGCATCTGGAGACGCCCGGCGAAGATATCGGCGTTGTCATGCGCCGCGTCCGGCAGGATGTCATTCAGGAAACGGGCGGACGGCAGGTGCCGTGGGACAATTCCTCCCTGATCGGCTCGGTCATCCTGAAAGCGCCCGAACCGGCCGCGGAACCGGAGAAACCGGTCCAGCAGGCGGCGCTGACACCGAATTCGCTACAAGACGAACTGGCTCTCTACGGCGCGGCGGACAAGCTGAACACACCGAGGGCCTGGGCGCTCTACTTCCAATCCTATCCCGAGGGATCCCTGGCAAAGAGTGCCGTGACCCTGGAAGAAGAAGCCCTGCAGTCAGAGGTCAGATATCGCGTTTTCGGGCGATACCGCACGCCCCTCGAAGGGACGGAGATCAACGGTGACATGCGCCGTGCGGCGCTGGACATGATCCGCTTGCCGAGGGACAGGATCGAGGCCGTCCAGGCGGCACTCGCGACACGCGGCAATGACGTCGGCGCCGTGGACGGACAGCCCGGAACCAGAACGATCAACGCCCTGCGCACATTCCAGCGCTACAACGGCCTTGCCGACACCGGATATCTCGGGCGCGCGACCGTCTCCGCCCTTGGCGTCCTTGACGAAAACCTGGACTACGTGGATGTCTTTGCGACGTCCGGTGCGACCGCGCGCCTCGCCGACGATGCCTCAACGCGCCTCCTGGAAACCGACCCCAGGCTCCACAAGCTGATCGGCGCCGTGCCCGGCCGCGAGATGATCTACGGGTATTTCCAGGACAGGCTCTACGCGGCCATCTACATGGGATCAACCTTCGGAAGACCGGATATCGAGCAACTGCTCGGCCGGTTCGACGGCAGGCTCGTGGAGATCAATTCCGCCGAAGAACACGCCTTCGTCGTCGACATGGTTCGGTTCGACCGCAAACTGTGGACCCGCGGGACCCGTGGGCTATTCAATGATTACGGCCCGACGATAGGACTGGAGACAGTGGACGGGCGGCCCCGATGGCAGTCCGGCGCACCGCTGGCGTTCCAGAACTGGGCGGGAGGCCAACCTGCCCGGCGCAGCGCACGGCAACAGTTTGGAATGCTGGTTCCTGCCGGGGGCGTACAGGAGAACGCGCGGGTTGTGGATCGCGCGGCATGGGCGCTTGCACAGAATGCGACCCATACGATCATTGTCGAGATCGAATAG